Below is a genomic region from Dehalococcoides mccartyi.
TTTTACCGATACCGCTGCCCCAAGTTCAATAACCTTGACCGGCGGAGCAATTTCAGTTTTGGCGCTTGGTTTACTTGTCTTCTCTGCCATTTTCTTTCACCTCACACACTTCGCGCCCATATTTTAACAATTCCTCACGGTTTTCCGTTGTTATGGCAATTTTTAGAGCATGAGTAATATAACTGCCCTTTAGCCCGGATTCCCAGCAGGCTATGTCTTTGCACAAATAGGCGCCACGTCCTTCTAGACGCCCGCTATGGTCTACCCTTACGTCATTATCTTCTGTTCTTACCAGCCGAACAAGCTCCATTTTAGCTTTTTCGGTACGGCAGGCAATACAAGTCCGCATGGGCACAAATTTAGAAGTCGATTTCCTCTGATTCATAATCTGTTACATTCCGCCGTTTTTTGCCCTTCAGCTTGATACCATCTTCAGCGGTATCCTTGCCTTTAACGGTCTTTTTCTTGTTTTTGCTTTTATTTTTGTCATCAATGATAACTTCGCGCCTGGGCAGCAAATCTTCCGCAAAACGCAGTTTGACCGAATCCCCTTCGGATACTTTATCAAGCACATTCAAAGGGACTACCACACCTTGCTCTTCGGGAACAGCTTCTGCCTTTGCCGGTGTTTCTTTAACCGCAGGTTCTATTATTAGTTCCGCAGGCGGCAATTTTCCAACAGATTCCTCTTCAATCTTTGAAACAGGTACCGCCGCAGGTTGTTTCTCAACAGTTTTCTCAACAGCTTCAGGTTTGATGTGCTCAGCCTGCTTGCGGGCAGCTTCTTCTGCGCGTTCAACTTCTTCGTCAGAGGCACTCTTTATATCAATACGCCAGCCTGTCAGTTTAACTGCTAGACGCACATTCTGTCCTTCTTTACCAATGCCCAAACTGAGCTGACGGTCAGGTATAACTACAATGGCAGATTTTTCCGCCTCATTCAATATAACTTTGGTAACTTGAGCAGGGCTGAGTGAATTCGCAATAAAAGTGGCTATTTCATTATCCCAAGCCACCACATCTATTTTTTCTCCGTTCAGCTCGCTGACAATGTTTTGGATACGTATACCCCGCAAACCCACGCAGCAACCTACCGGGTCAATTCCCGGCTGCAAAGCGCCTACCGCTACCTTAGAGCGTGAGCCTGCTTCACGGGCAACAGCCTTTATCTCTACCAGTTGGTTAAAAACCTCAGGTACTTCCATTTCAAACAAACGCCGTACCAGACCAGGGTGTGAACGGGAAACAATGACAGCAGGACCTTTAGCTGTTTTAGCCACGTCCACCACATAAACCTTTATCCGCTGTCCGGCACGATACCTCTCACCATAAGCCTGTTCACTGGCAGGCATTATAGCTTCTACCCGGCCGATATCAA
It encodes:
- the nusA gene encoding transcription termination factor NusA; protein product: MKSDFLLAITQLSAEKNLPKEVVLATVESALVSAYRKESFAPNQNITVKIDPLTGKVKVMAEKQVVEKVIDSRQEMRLLEAKRQKADAKIGDLMMVEDTPADAGRIAAQTAKQVILQRLHEAENTAIFDEYASKAGDTLVGVVQRIEPKQITVDIGRVEAIMPASEQAYGERYRAGQRIKVYVVDVAKTAKGPAVIVSRSHPGLVRRLFEMEVPEVFNQLVEIKAVAREAGSRSKVAVGALQPGIDPVGCCVGLRGIRIQNIVSELNGEKIDVVAWDNEIATFIANSLSPAQVTKVILNEAEKSAIVVIPDRQLSLGIGKEGQNVRLAVKLTGWRIDIKSASDEEVERAEEAARKQAEHIKPEAVEKTVEKQPAAVPVSKIEEESVGKLPPAELIIEPAVKETPAKAEAVPEEQGVVVPLNVLDKVSEGDSVKLRFAEDLLPRREVIIDDKNKSKNKKKTVKGKDTAEDGIKLKGKKRRNVTDYESEEIDF
- the rnpM gene encoding RNase P modulator RnpM translates to MNQRKSTSKFVPMRTCIACRTEKAKMELVRLVRTEDNDVRVDHSGRLEGRGAYLCKDIACWESGLKGSYITHALKIAITTENREELLKYGREVCEVKENGREDK